CTAAGGGTGAAATAGGAATCTCACGGTAAAGACCCTAACAATGTTAAATGGCTTCCGGATTTGGTACTTCCAAATTTAAGCAACATAATATTTACATTAAAGAACATTTCTCTTCTGCAGCTGTGTGCAGATCCGGAATTGGTTTGATTACCGAAATCACATATGCATTGTAAGTATACTTATGATGTGTCTCTAGACAGAATATGTTTGTTCATATACAAGAAATTTGTTTAGTGTAATTTAGATATTGATCTGGAGATGcctttttttcccttttttaacCCAATGTTTGGGGGAGTCTTCGCAATGTTTCATGTTAATAGGTGGCTGATTCAATTCTGAGTAATGATGATTTTTTCCCGGTGGTATATGCATGTCTTTATGTTGTTTTGTTATGCTTCTTTCTATTCAGGAcataagtgaattgagttgtTAAGTTCAGCTATATGGTGGATTGTTTTAAATATATCCATGTGGGATTTATTAGTAGATCTGAGAACTAAGCAGAAAAACTCCTTTCAATGCATTTTAATGGTGTTATCAGGTCTTTGAGAAGCTTGGACCAagcttatttgattttctaaagaGAAATAAATACTGCCCATTCCCTGTGGACCTTGTTCGGGAATTTGGACGACAGCTTTTGGAATCTGTAGCATGTCTGTGGATTATTCTTGGCCTTCAGTTTATTTCTCATGTCTTAATTATTCTGTGGACTATTCTATCAACCAACTCTTTCTCCCTTGGCCTACTTTCTTTGTCCGGGGTGACAGTGTATCTTGGTTGTGTTTGCTTACTCTTGTTTTGTGTGATCTATCGTATTCAGATATGCATGATCTACATCTAATCCACACTGACCTGAAGCCAGAAAATATACTTCTTATTTCTTCTGAATATGTAAAGCTCCCTACCCGTAAGGTATTTGGCATTTTATAGTGCTAACATAATAACCTCTTTGGATTTGGGTATAGACTCAATTATGACATATTTAAGGAAAATGGTTGAATTGGTACAGAGGATTACCTCAGGTGAAATGCAATTCAGATGCTTGCCCAAGTCTAGTGCCATTAAGCTGATTGATTTTGGTAGTACTGCTTTTGATCATCAGATTCATAACTCCATTGTTTCTACAAGGCATTACAGAGCCCCTGAGATCATTCTAGGTAACTAAATATGGGTTGAGCTGGTGAAAATGTGTTTTGGTTGTTTATTGGTCGGTTGACACGCAGTCCTTGGGGAAAGAATTATGAATGATGAGTAGTACATTGAAAACGTTAACAACAGCTTACATTAGGGCATCTGTGCTTAACTCTTCCAGTTCTACttatggtttatttttgctttagCAATGTGCAAttaacatatttatttttattcgacctttaatttttaatatggGATTGATCACTTTAGTAGCTTTCTTATGTTGATGTATTTGAATTTAGGCAATAATGAAACAGTGTCAAGTATGTCTTGCCTGGATGTTATGATTTGGGAGacttaataattattttattttttgactgAGCATTTTCTCTATCTAACTATCAATACTAGTACAGTAGTTCTTGAGCCAGAATAAATCATGGCTGTTCCTATTGACATATTCTCACCTGCATCTGTAACAATAATTGCAGGTATAGGGTGGTCCTACCCTTGTGATTTGTGGAGTGTCGGTTGTATTCTTATCGAACTATTAACGGTGAGTCTTATAACTATCAAGTGTGTTGGACAGGGCTTGAATATGGAAAAGTTGGCCTTAGTGTTCTAAACCTGAAACTTCTTTCAGGGTGAAGCATTGTTTCAAACTCATGAAAACTTGGAACACCTGGCAATGATGGAGAGAGTGCTGGGACCTATACCCGAACACATGGTCCGAAGGTCTACGTAAGTAGTGAATTTGATTGTGCTCTCAAGTCTTCCCTCCCAAATATACTAATAGCCCTGAGATACATCCAGAGCAACAATGTCCGAAGTTATGAATGCATAAGCATAATATCATTTACTGACATATCCTTTTGCCATTTGGTCCTCGCGCAGTCGAGGAGCAGAGAAATATTTCAGGCGTGGAGCAAGACTAAATTGGCCTGAAGGAGCTGTTTCAAGGGAAAGCATCCGTGCTGTTAAGAAGCTCGATCTTCTTGAGGTTTGTTCTGTTTCCTTATCCAAACCAGTATATGTGACTGCTTGGCTTAAATCTTGAACCCATTATTGGACTCCTCTATTTCTTATAAGCGTAAGCTTTTGGTTCATGGTTTAAAAAACAAGGTGAAAATTATCATGGATGACTCATCCAACACAGCTCATCTATGAAAACCTTCACCTTATTATCCCATTGCCAAATATAccctattaaaaaaaaagaaagaaaaagaacattACCTGTAATGACAAATAAATATGCTTTACCATATACAGGATATTGTATCAAGCCGTGTGGATTCTTCAAGATCATCTTTAACGGATTTGTTACATGGCTTATTGACTTATGATCCGAATGAACGACTAACAGCTCGACAAGCCCTTGATCATCCCTTCTTTAGAAATTCAACTTAAGAGAATCCCAACTTGACATGTACTATGCTTTGGAATTATGAATAACATCTTGAAGATTGTATGCTGCTCAACAACAACTTAGTTTTGCATGTATCGATCAATCATTCAATTTTGTTGTTTTCAATCACCACCAAAAAAAATGTTTCCTAATAATTCCTTGCTCCTGTTTTGTTTTCCCAAGTTTTGATAATTCCAAGGATTCAACCTTTTGTGTTTTAATAATCTAATCCGTTTGCATTGGAATATAGAGAAggtaaaatgaaaataatagaaaaataaaatagaatggaTTATGCCGAGTCCTGTTCTTCCATGGCCTTCAGGCTTTGGTATTCATTGAAAGATTTCTAAAGGAGTGAATGGTCTATTAAAAATTGGAAGTAACATttcaatatttaattttaatcacCACTTATTTATCATCAtatacttttaatatttaataataatatggtTAACCAACAAAACTTGCTCAAAATATTCTAGCACTGACAAAAATAACTTGGGTTTTTATCCTCTGTAAAAAGTGCAGCAACACTTCTCTGGTTTTGTAAGTATA
This sequence is a window from Arachis stenosperma cultivar V10309 chromosome 10, arast.V10309.gnm1.PFL2, whole genome shotgun sequence. Protein-coding genes within it:
- the LOC130954279 gene encoding serine/threonine-protein kinase AFC3, translating into MVAVETNRVMERERTRKRPRLAWDVPPPPPPSQQAERGVVDEGIEKRHASPPRRDDDREGHYVFNLGENLTPRYKILSKMGEGTFGRVLECWDRQAREYVAVKVIRSIRKYREAAMLEIDVLQRLSKGEIGISRCVQIRNWFDYRNHICIVFEKLGPSLFDFLKRNKYCPFPVDLVREFGRQLLESVAYMHDLHLIHTDLKPENILLISSEYVKLPTRKRITSGEMQFRCLPKSSAIKLIDFGSTAFDHQIHNSIVSTRHYRAPEIILGIGWSYPCDLWSVGCILIELLTGEALFQTHENLEHLAMMERVLGPIPEHMVRRSTRGAEKYFRRGARLNWPEGAVSRESIRAVKKLDLLEDIVSSRVDSSRSSLTDLLHGLLTYDPNERLTARQALDHPFFRNST